From the genome of Aeromonas hydrophila subsp. hydrophila ATCC 7966:
CGTCCTCCTTATGCGGTAGAAATGCTGGAAACTATCAAACATATATTCGATATTCCCAGAGTGGTCTTTGTGTTGGCTACAGATACAGAACAACTACAACATGCTGTAAAAGTAATTTATGGTTCCGAATTTGATGCTTATATATATCTAAGTCGTTTTTTTAATCGGCGATTCAGTATGCTTAGTGGCTCAAGGCATGATTTTGTTGAAAGTCACTTATCTGATGTAACTTATCTTAATAGCAGTCTTTTTGAAAACATATGGCCTACAGGCCTGAGTGTGGACTCGATTGGAGTAATTATTTCATCGATAGCAGATGCTTGTCAGCTTTCACTCAGAAGTACTGAAAGACTTATTGATAGGTTATTGTTAGTTCTTGTGAATATGAAAGATGATTCTATTAATATAGTCTTTCTTGCTTATCTTATAGCCTTGCATGAAAGCAAGCCATCTGACTATGAGACTATAATTTCATTGAAGCGTAGTCATTCACTTTTATCTGGTATTAAGTCCGATGAGATTAAACCACACGGCATGAATAATATTTCTGGGATAGTTAGTATTAAAATGGAAAGTGGCTGCAATGGTGCATTTACACAAGGTGTATACCAAGTGCATATTAAAGCTCTTATTAGAAACTATTTGTTTGGTTACTTGGGTGAGTATCAAAATATTGATAGTAAATTAAAGAGGGATGTTAAGGAGTTTGATGAAAAATATCGTTCAATGACTGCGGAAGTCTTTTCAGAGAAATTAAAAGAAGGAGTTATTAATTCGTGCTTACATAAAAAATCACGAGTGGATATGTCTACATATAGGAATTGGGTTGAGTTAGCAGTGTCATTTGAATGAGCTTAACGGGCCAAATAGCCCGTTAAGCAATATGATACTTTATTTATTGTGGCGCTCATACAGCCGCTGCACCACATCCTTCAACGCCAGCCCTTCGTTTTGCAGCAGCACGGTGAGGTGGTAGAGCAGGTCAGCGGATTCGTTGATGAGCTCCTCTCTGTCTTTCGCCATCGCGGCCAGCGCCACTTCCACCCCCTCTTCACCCACCTTCTGGGCGATGCGCTTGGTGCCCTTGGCATAGAGGCTGGCGGTGTAGCTGGTGGCCGGATCCGCGCCTTTGCGTGCTGCCAGGATCTGTTCGAGCTCGGCCAGGAAGCCAAGCGGCGGCACGGGGTGGCCGTCGAAGCAGGAGGGGTTGCCCAGATGGCAGGTGGGGCCGACGGGGTTGGCGGCGATCAGCAGGGAGTCCTGATCGCAGTCGGTGGTGATGGCGACCAGCTGGAGCACATGGCCCGAGCTCTCCCCCTTGGTCCAGAGGCGCTGCTTGCTGCGGCTGAAGAAGGTGACCTGACCGGTCGCCAGGGTTTTATCCAAAGCTTCCCGGGTCATGAAACCCTGCATCAGCACTTCGCCGCTGGCGGCATGCTGGACGATGGCGGGGATCATGCCGTCACATTTTGCCCAGTCCAGGCGTTCGGCGAGCGACTGCTCGTTGTTTACTGCTTGATTATTCACGGATGGCGACTCCTTCGGTTTTCAGCCAGCGTTTCAGTTCGGGAATGGGGATAAGGCCTTTGTGGAACACGGAGGCGGCCAGCGCCCCGTCCACGTCGGCGAGGGTGAAGGCATCGCGAAAGTGCTCCATGGCACCGGCGCCGCCGGAGGCGATGAGCGGCACCTTGCAGACGGCCCGCACCAGCTTGAGCTGCTCGAGATCATAGCCCTGGCGCATGCCATCCTGGTTCATCACGTTCAGCACGATTTCACCGGCGCCACGCTTTTGCGCCTCCTCGACCCAATCCAGGGTATGCCAGGCGGTGGTGCGGGTGCGGCTCTCGTCACCGGTAAACTGCTTGACCTGATAGTGACCGCTCTGCGCATCAAAATAGGAGTCGATGCCCACCACCACGCACTGCACGCCGAAGCGTTCGGCCAGTCGGGTGATGAGGGTGGGATCGGCCAGCGCCGGCGAGTTGATGGAGACCTTGTCGGCCCCGAACTCCAGGATCTGGCGGGCATCCTCCACGCTCTTGATGCCGCCGGCGACGCAGAAGGGGATGTCGATGACTTCGGCCACTCGGCTCACCCAGCTCTTGTCCACCACCCGCTCATCACTCGAGGCGGTGATGTCGTAGAACACCAGCTCGTCGGCCCCTTCGCTGGCGTAGCGACGGGCGAGCTCGACGATGCCGCCCATCACCTCGTGATTACGAAACTGCACTCCCTTGACCACCACGCCATCTTTGACGTCGAGGCAGGGGATAATACGCTTTGACAACATGCTCGTTGCTCCATGTAAAGCACTGTTAAAACTAACGTTGTTGCCAACGGGCCCGAGGGCCCGGCGGCGAGTGAAAAAGGTGGCTTGCATGCTTTAACAGCGGGTTCCTGAGCGGGAAAAAGAGACCCGAAACGGGCGGCGTCTTCACTCGGTGGAGTACCACTATATGCACGACTTTATTCAGTGATTCAACCCTTTATCCAGCTTGCTCGCGCCCTGATGCCGGCTGGTGCCAGCAGGCGCCTGGCCGCTCAAGCCTGGCTGAGAGCCATCTGCTGCCAGCAGCTCACGAAGGGTGAGCAGGGCACCGTCAAAATCAAACACTTTCAGCTGGCGAGCCAGGATCTCGCCCTGAGTCCCCAGGGTGAGCAGCAGAGGGGCCGCGTACTGCTCAAACAGCGGGATCACGGCGGTGTCGCTCTGCACCAGCAACTCCTCAATCTGGCGCAGCAGCTGTTGTTGCCAGTGGCTGCCAAGCGGCGCGGCGTTCGCGGCGGGGCTGGGATCTTCTTCCCCCAGCAGACTGGGCAGTTCGCTGAGGAGGTGGGCGATCGGTGCCATCCGCTCGGCCAGGGGTTGGCTGTTGTTGGCCAGATCCAGCTCCAGTTGTTGGCTCTGGGCGGCCAGTTCCACCAGCCCGAGGGTGCTGGCCACCCCGCGCAGGGTGTGGATCAGCCGGCTGGCGGCTGGCCTGTCACCAGCATGCAGATGGTTCTCCAGCTGCTGCATGTCCTGACTGTGTTCGCTGGCGAAGTGGCGAAGCAGGGCGACGTATTTGCTCTGGTTGCCCTGCAGTGCCGCCAGCCCCTGTTGCAGATCCAGCCCGGGCAGATTTTGCAGGCGGGTGAGGGGGCCAGTTAGCAGGTCGGTCGTTCGCCGCTGGTATTTGGGGGCGGCGGCCGTGCTGTGGGGCAGCCACTGCTGCAGCGCCTCGAACAGCTTGGCGGGGGTCACCGGTTTGGCGATGAAATCGTTCATGCCGGCGGATTCGCAGGCCTTCCTGTCCTCTTCGAAGGCACTGGCGGTCAGCGCCAGAATGGGAACCTGCTCCCAGCCCGGCAGGGCGCGGATGGCCCGGGTCGCGCTGTAGCCATCCATCAGCGGCATCTGTATGTCCATCAGGATGAGATCGAACGCGTGCTGGCTGACGCGCTCCAGCGCCTCCTGGCCATTGACCGCCGTCTCGATGACGAGGCCGCTGTTGTTGAGCAGCTCCAGCACCACCTCGCGGTTGATGGCGTTGTCCTCCACCAGCAATACCCTGGGGTGGTTGGCAAAGAAGAGGGCCTGCTGCACCGTCTGCTCGAGCGCTGCCGGTTGCTGCGGTTCACCCTGACCCACCGCGAGGCGGGCGGTAAACCAGAAGCAGCTGCCCTTGCCAAGGGTGCTGGTGACCCCGACCTCTCCGCCCATCAGGGTGGCAAGCCGGCTGGTGATGGCCAGCCCAAGGCCGGTGCCGCCATATTTGCGGGTGGTGGAGACATCCGCCTGCTCGAAAGCCTGGAACAGTTTCTCGCTCTGCTCCGGGCTGATGCCGATGCCGGTATCCTCCACCTCGAAACGCAACAGATAGCCGCCGGCAAGCGGGTGATCCACCCGGACCCGCAGGGTGACCGAGCCCTGTTCGGTGAATTTGATGGCGTTGGCCGCGTAGTTGAGCAGCGCCTGACGCAGGCGGGTGATGTCGCCGTGCACCCAGGCCGGGGTATCGCCGATGTCGACTATGATGGTGAGCCCCTTGGCGCGCGCCTGCTCGCTCATCAGGGCGCTGACGTTGTCCAGCATGGCGGTAAGGGAGAAGTCGCTCTGCTCCAGCGCCATCTTGCCTGCGTCGATCTTGGAGAGATCCAGGATGTCGTTGATGATGGTGAGCAGGTGCTGGGCGGCGTTGTCGATCTTCTCCAGTCGATCCTGCTGGGTGTGATCCGGCGTGTCGCGCTTGAGCAGGTAGGTGAGCCCCAAAATGGCGTTCATCGGAGTGCGGATCTCGTGGCTCATGTTGGCCAGGAAGGCACTCTTGGCGCGGTTGGCACTCTCCGCCCGTTGATGGGCCTGAGCCAGCTGCAGGGTGCGCTCGTTGACCATCTCCTCCAGGTGGTAGCGGTACTGATCGAGTTCCTCGCCGAGCTGCTTCTTCTCGGTGATGTCGGCCTGCACCGTCACGTAGTGGGTGACGGCCCCGTTCTCCTGGCGAATGGGGGAGACGGTGGCGAGCACCTGATAGTGAGAGCCGTCCTTGCGCCGGTTGATGAACTCGCCGTGCCAGCGCTGGCCGCGCTTGATGGCATCCCACAGGGCGATGTAGGTGGCCTTGGGGGTAAGCCCGGAGCGCAGCAGGGAAGGGGTCTGTCCTATCACCTCGCTCTGCTGGTAGCCGCTGGCGGCCAGGAAGGCGACGTTGACATATTCGATGCGGGCCTGGGTATCGGTGATGAAGACGCCATCCGGGCTCTGCTCCAGGGCGAGCGAAAGCTGGCGCAACTGCTGCTCTGCCTGCTTGCGCTCGGTGATGTCGAGGTGGATGCCGAGCAGGCGCAGCGGGCGCTGCTGGGCATCCCGGTAGATGCTGCCCTTGCTGCTGAGCCAGCGCACATCGCCGTTTGGCAAGAGGATGCGAAATTCGATCTCGATGGGTTTGCCGCTTGCCGGCAGCTCGGCCAGCAACTTGTCGAGGCGGGGCTTGTCGTCCGGGTGCAGGCAGCTGTGCCACTGCTTGAACTCGCTGAGCTGTTCGGCGCTGCGACCATAGAGGCGGGCACATTCGGGGGAGAAGAAGAGCCGGCCACCCTGCATGTTCCACTCCCAGATCCCGACGTGGGCACCCTCCTGGGCCATCAGCAGCCGCTGCTCGCTCTCGCGCAGTGCACTGCTGGTGGTTTCGGCGCGGATGCGGGCGCTGATGGCGTCGTCCATCAGGTTGAGTGCCGCCAGCCTGGCGCGGCGCTGGGTATCGAGCGCCAGCTGCTGGTTGTGCAGCAGTTGCTGCTCGGCCAGCTTGCGTTCGGTGATGTCCTGCACGGTGCCATACAGTTCGACGATGGTGCCGTCGTTGGCGCGCAGGGCGGCGCCGCGGGCGATGATCCAGATGGGTTCACCCTGTTCGTGGATCACCTCGGCATCGCACTCGTAGGGCAGGCCATCTTGCAGACAGCGCTCGACCGACTGGGCGATGGCGCGCCAGCCATCCTGGGTGAAGTACTTCCTCACCTCTGGGTAGATGGCGGGAGGCAGGGAAGGATCGCGGCCATAGATGCGGTAGATCTCCGGCGACCAGAAGTGGCTGTCGTCGGTGATGTTCCAGCGCCAGTTGCCGATCTTGGCCAGGTGCTGGGATTCGCGCAGGATCCCCTCGTTGCGGCGCAGCGCCTCTTCGGTCTCCTTGCGCTGCTGGTGATCCTCGATGACCGAGATGAAGTAATCCGGTTTTCCCTTGAGATCCTTGACCAGCGCCACCGTCAGGGTGATCCAGAGGACCTCGCCGCCCTTGCGCAGATAACGCTTCTCCAGGGTGTAGTGCTGACGTTCGTCTGCCAGCATCTGGGCCACGTAGGTCTGATCGATGAAGAGATCATCCGGGTGGGTGATCTGCTGGAAGGTCATGCCCATCAGCTCGTCGGCCTGGTAGCCCAGCATGTCGCACAACCGCCGATTGACCCGCAGCCACTTGCCGTCCGGGGAGACCAGGGCGATGCCGACCGCAGCCTGCTCGAAGGTAGCCTGGAAGCGGGTCTCGCTTTGTTGCAGGCGGGACTGGATGCTGCTGAGCTCCTGCCAGCGCTGGGTTTCCCGGGCGCGGGAGCGGTGCATGGCTGCGCTGAGCAGGCTGATGAGAACGCCGTTGGCGATCAGAATGCCCCACTGCACCAGATCCTGCCCGGCGCCGATGCGCAGCTCGTGAAGCGGGGCGAGCAGGAAGTAGGTGGTGAGCAGACCGCTCACCAGGGTACAGAGCAGGCCGGGCAGCAGGCCACCGAGCAGGGCGCAGACGGTGATGGGCAGCATGAACAGCACCAGCAGCGGCCGCTCGCCAAAGGCGATGGGCAGCTGGACCCGGATCTGCAGCATCAGCACAGGCAGCAGCACGGCCAGCAGGCAGACCCCCCAGCGCTGTCTGGGTTGGCGAGGATGCCACAGTGAAGACCAGCGCGTCATAGGGACTCCTCCGGCGGGGTGGGGGCCTGCGGATAGGGGGGCTGTTGCCCGAGCTGAAGCGACAGCTCGTTGATCTTGTGCTTGAGGGCCAGCATGGCCAGCTCCCGGTCCACCATCACCTTGTTGAACCGCTCCAGTTCATTGTTTTGCTGGCGGAGCTCGCTGGCCTGACGGGTCAGGGCCTGCTCGACCTGTTCGCGCTCGGTGACATCCAGCAGCAGACCAAGCACGGCGGGCTGGCCGCGATAGTCGACACGGCGCCCATAGAGCTCCATCTCGATGTTCTGGTGGTCGTGGTGCAGGGCGGTGAAGCGGGTGTGGATCTCGCTGTCTTCCTGTTCGCAGCGCTGCAGCTGCTCAGCCACCCTGGCGCTGTCTTTCGGGCTGGCTAGAGCGTGCAGGGTGCCGATTTTGAGCAGAGCTGCAGTCGAGGCATAGCCGAACAGGCGGGCAAATCCTGGGTTGATGTAACAGAGCTGACCCTGCTGGATGATGTAGATGCCGGCCAGTGACTGTTCTACCAGGGCGCGAAACAGTCCTTCCCGCTCACGCAGGCCCGCTTCGGCTCGCTTGAAATCCGTGATGTCGCGAGAGATACCGAAGATGCCTATCACCTGACCATCGCTGTCTTGCAGCGGTCCCTTGGTGGCGAGAAACACCCGCTCGCCGCCTGGCAGGGTCAGGTACTCCTCCTGGGTCTGAACCCGGTTATTGGCGATCACCTGTTCACCCAGCGCCATCAGCATACGGGCCTGATCGGGGGGGAAGATGGCCATGTCGTCCTGACCCAGCATCTCGCTGGCCGATTTGCCGACGAACTGGCTGGCGGCGCGGTTGAACAGAATGTATTTACCCTCTCTGTCCTTGGCGAAGATGGCATCTTCCGAGCTGTCGGCGATGGCGGAGAGCAGTTGCAGCGCCTGCAGGCGGCCGGCCTGGGACTGGCGAACCTGCTCGGCCATCTGCAGCCGGGTGTGTTGGCGCAGCAGCACGATGCCGGTGTTGGCGATAAGCAGCACTAGCAGGCCGATCAGCCCGATCCAGATGCTCTCTTTGAGCTCCGCCCGGGTGAGTTCGGCCTTGTCTATCTTGGCCAGCAGATACCAGTCGGTACCCATGACCGGCTGTACGGTGCCAAACACCGGCGTGTTGCGGTAATCCTTGCCAAAGAAGATCGCCTTGCCCTCTTCATTGCGGCTTTGCTGCAGGAACTGGACTGCCAGCAACTCCTTGCTGCTGACGGGCAAATGCAGGGTGAGAGCCGAACCGGGGCGATAGCGCACATCGTTGAGAAACTGGATCTGATCGCCGCTGCGGCGAAACAGCAGGGCCTCACCGCTGCTGTCCGGCACCGGCCAGGACTTGAGAATGTTGTTGAGCCAGTCACTGCGGCTTATCTGCAGCACGATGAAAGGCGACTTGTCGCCCGCCATGGGGAGCGGGGCGATAAAGTCGAGGCGGGCTTGACCCTGTTCGTCCAGATAGGGGCCGACCCGGGTGATGCTGCCGCTTGTTGCGTTCTTCAATGCCGCGCGCAACTGGGCGCTCAGGCCGCTGGCATCCGGGGTGTGCCACAGCAGGTTGCCCTCTGGCGAGAGCACGCTGGCGGCGCTGAAGCGGCGAATGGAGATAAATTCGTCCAATTTGGTCATCAGGTTGGCATGACCGGCCCGGGTGGCCTGGGCTTCGCGATAGAGCGCGGCATATAGCGGGTTTTCAAACAGAATGTGGGCGTCAAATTCCCGGGCGCTGAGCCATTCGGTGATGCGCTTGCTCTTGAGATCGGCAATGGTCTCGAGCCGGGCTGCCTCCTTGTCCTGGGTCAGGTTGATGTTCTGGGCGATGGCCATGGCGGTCAGGGCCAGGATCAGGCCGTTGAGCAGCACGAACGGCAACAGCTGGCGCCGGGAAGGGGTGGTGGTCACCGTCGGCTGGTCGATGCGCCGGCGCAGCATGGTATAGAGCATGGTGGCGGTGATGAGGATGAACAGCCACCCCTTGATGGTGCTGGCCAGCGCGAACTGGGCCGGGGTGCTGAACAGCCACTCCACCGCCTTGTCGGAGAGCAGGATCCACAGGCTCGCCACCGCGGCATAGGTGAGCACGACGTTGAGTACATGGGCTCGGGTCAACGAGGGCTGCTCAGCCATGTCTGGCCTCATTGTCATCCTGGTAGCGCTCGGCGATGGCGACGAACTGCTCGAAGTGGTTGTCAAACGCCGTCACCACATCCGGGTCGAAATGCTGGCCACTGCCGGAGAGGATCAGGGCGCGCGCCTCCTCATAGGGCATGGCCGCCTTGTAGACCCGCACATTGATCAGCGCATCGAACACGTCCGCCAGTGCCATCAGGCGGGCCGAGAGCGGAATTGCGTCCCCTTGCAGGCCATCGGGATAGCCGCTGCCATCCCATCTTTCGTGGTGCCAGTGGGCTATCTCCTTGGCCAGGGTGAGAAACGCCAGCGGCTGTTCGATGTCCCGTTCGGCCTCTTCGATGGCGTCGCTGCCGAGCTTGGCGTGGGTGCGCATGATCTGCCACTCCGCCGGGGTCAGCTTGTCCGGCTTGAGCAGGATCTGATCCGGAATGCCCACCTTGCCGATGTCGTGCAGCGGCGCCGAGCGGCTCAGCAGATCGATGTAGCGGGGGGTCAGGGTGTCGCTAAAACGGGGGTGACTGGCCAGCGCACAGGCCAGTTGCCTGACATAGCCCTGAGTGCGCAAGATGTGATTGCCGGTCTCGGGGTCGCGGATCTCCGCCAGATGGGCGAGCGCCCGGATGGAGACTTGCTGGATGAGGTCGTTCTCGGTCATCCGGCGTGCGACTTCGGCCTCCAGCGCCGCGTTCTGATTCTGCAGGCCGTCGCGGGCCTGTTTGGCCTCCAGCTGGGTACGTACCCGCGCCTGGACGATGGCCGGTTTGATGGGCTTGGTAATGTAGTCGGCAGCGCCCAGCGACAGCCCGTACTCCTCGCTCTGGGGGTCGGCGAGGGCGGTGAGCAGCACCACCGGAATACGACTGGTTGCAGGGGTAATACGCAGCTGTTTGAGCACCTCATAGCCGTCCATGCCAGGCATCATCACATCCAGCAGGATGAGATCCGGGATTGTCTTGCCAGTGGCGATCCGCAGACACTTCTCCCCGCTCTGGGCGGCGAGCACCCGATAGGTGGGAGAGAGCAGGTCGGTCAGCACCATCAGATTTTCGGGTGAGTCATCGACAATCAGGATGGTGGCGGAGTGAGATGTAAACATAGGTCCTCCGTGACGTTGTCTCAGTGAATTCGAGTATAGAGTCAATTGTTACCAAGTAATAAGGACTTACCTCGATTTACCCCTTGATGAAGAGGCTTCCGGCCGGACGGCCCGGCAGGGAGCCTCTCTCTCAATCGACGTCCTGATGGCGACGCTGCGGCTTGCTTACAGGCTGCCATTTCCCCAGCAGGCGATGGCATCCCCTACCGAGAACTTGCCCTCCAGCAGGGCGCGGCCAAGGATGATCCCCTTGACCCCTGAACCCTTGAGCGCCTCGATGTCTTCGATGCCGCCAATGCCGCCGGAGGCCTGAAAGCCGACGCTCGGATAACGGGCGCAGAGATCCCGGTAGAGCTCGACGTTGGTGCCTGAGAGGGTGCCGTCACGGCTGATGTCGGTGCAGAGCACGTGCTTGAGCCCGGCAGGGAGGAAGCGCTCGATCAAAGCTTCGATGGTCACCCCGCTGTTCTCCTGCCAGCCGGCTACCGCGATATGGCGATTGCCCTGGGCATCAATGTTGACGTCC
Proteins encoded in this window:
- a CDS encoding KAP family P-loop NTPase fold protein translates to MTRAEFNWENSIAWSGPGTIEGVQDTLAGDRLDRARYAEFLTNYLAAEGKQRNYVLNLNAEWGAGKTWFIKRWYMELKQHYPTVYIDAWQQDFSDDPLLTVISSIIDQLKEVAGKDNKIPEGMRQRLLGLFKVGSKLALKAAIKKAGLEEDDFSLEGEDANQLVDALCSNQKERYESIQYLKQEIRQWVEGAVGLSDGELDYPAFILIDELDRCRPPYAVEMLETIKHIFDIPRVVFVLATDTEQLQHAVKVIYGSEFDAYIYLSRFFNRRFSMLSGSRHDFVESHLSDVTYLNSSLFENIWPTGLSVDSIGVIISSIADACQLSLRSTERLIDRLLLVLVNMKDDSINIVFLAYLIALHESKPSDYETIISLKRSHSLLSGIKSDEIKPHGMNNISGIVSIKMESGCNGAFTQGVYQVHIKALIRNYLFGYLGEYQNIDSKLKRDVKEFDEKYRSMTAEVFSEKLKEGVINSCLHKKSRVDMSTYRNWVELAVSFE
- the hisIE gene encoding bifunctional phosphoribosyl-AMP cyclohydrolase/phosphoribosyl-ATP diphosphatase HisIE, translating into MNNQAVNNEQSLAERLDWAKCDGMIPAIVQHAASGEVLMQGFMTREALDKTLATGQVTFFSRSKQRLWTKGESSGHVLQLVAITTDCDQDSLLIAANPVGPTCHLGNPSCFDGHPVPPLGFLAELEQILAARKGADPATSYTASLYAKGTKRIAQKVGEEGVEVALAAMAKDREELINESADLLYHLTVLLQNEGLALKDVVQRLYERHNK
- the hisF gene encoding imidazole glycerol phosphate synthase subunit HisF; translated protein: MLSKRIIPCLDVKDGVVVKGVQFRNHEVMGGIVELARRYASEGADELVFYDITASSDERVVDKSWVSRVAEVIDIPFCVAGGIKSVEDARQILEFGADKVSINSPALADPTLITRLAERFGVQCVVVGIDSYFDAQSGHYQVKQFTGDESRTRTTAWHTLDWVEEAQKRGAGEIVLNVMNQDGMRQGYDLEQLKLVRAVCKVPLIASGGAGAMEHFRDAFTLADVDGALAASVFHKGLIPIPELKRWLKTEGVAIRE
- a CDS encoding PAS domain S-box protein, translating into MTRWSSLWHPRQPRQRWGVCLLAVLLPVLMLQIRVQLPIAFGERPLLVLFMLPITVCALLGGLLPGLLCTLVSGLLTTYFLLAPLHELRIGAGQDLVQWGILIANGVLISLLSAAMHRSRARETQRWQELSSIQSRLQQSETRFQATFEQAAVGIALVSPDGKWLRVNRRLCDMLGYQADELMGMTFQQITHPDDLFIDQTYVAQMLADERQHYTLEKRYLRKGGEVLWITLTVALVKDLKGKPDYFISVIEDHQQRKETEEALRRNEGILRESQHLAKIGNWRWNITDDSHFWSPEIYRIYGRDPSLPPAIYPEVRKYFTQDGWRAIAQSVERCLQDGLPYECDAEVIHEQGEPIWIIARGAALRANDGTIVELYGTVQDITERKLAEQQLLHNQQLALDTQRRARLAALNLMDDAISARIRAETTSSALRESEQRLLMAQEGAHVGIWEWNMQGGRLFFSPECARLYGRSAEQLSEFKQWHSCLHPDDKPRLDKLLAELPASGKPIEIEFRILLPNGDVRWLSSKGSIYRDAQQRPLRLLGIHLDITERKQAEQQLRQLSLALEQSPDGVFITDTQARIEYVNVAFLAASGYQQSEVIGQTPSLLRSGLTPKATYIALWDAIKRGQRWHGEFINRRKDGSHYQVLATVSPIRQENGAVTHYVTVQADITEKKQLGEELDQYRYHLEEMVNERTLQLAQAHQRAESANRAKSAFLANMSHEIRTPMNAILGLTYLLKRDTPDHTQQDRLEKIDNAAQHLLTIINDILDLSKIDAGKMALEQSDFSLTAMLDNVSALMSEQARAKGLTIIVDIGDTPAWVHGDITRLRQALLNYAANAIKFTEQGSVTLRVRVDHPLAGGYLLRFEVEDTGIGISPEQSEKLFQAFEQADVSTTRKYGGTGLGLAITSRLATLMGGEVGVTSTLGKGSCFWFTARLAVGQGEPQQPAALEQTVQQALFFANHPRVLLVEDNAINREVVLELLNNSGLVIETAVNGQEALERVSQHAFDLILMDIQMPLMDGYSATRAIRALPGWEQVPILALTASAFEEDRKACESAGMNDFIAKPVTPAKLFEALQQWLPHSTAAAPKYQRRTTDLLTGPLTRLQNLPGLDLQQGLAALQGNQSKYVALLRHFASEHSQDMQQLENHLHAGDRPAASRLIHTLRGVASTLGLVELAAQSQQLELDLANNSQPLAERMAPIAHLLSELPSLLGEEDPSPAANAAPLGSHWQQQLLRQIEELLVQSDTAVIPLFEQYAAPLLLTLGTQGEILARQLKVFDFDGALLTLRELLAADGSQPGLSGQAPAGTSRHQGASKLDKGLNH
- a CDS encoding PAS domain-containing protein, with the translated sequence MAEQPSLTRAHVLNVVLTYAAVASLWILLSDKAVEWLFSTPAQFALASTIKGWLFILITATMLYTMLRRRIDQPTVTTTPSRRQLLPFVLLNGLILALTAMAIAQNINLTQDKEAARLETIADLKSKRITEWLSAREFDAHILFENPLYAALYREAQATRAGHANLMTKLDEFISIRRFSAASVLSPEGNLLWHTPDASGLSAQLRAALKNATSGSITRVGPYLDEQGQARLDFIAPLPMAGDKSPFIVLQISRSDWLNNILKSWPVPDSSGEALLFRRSGDQIQFLNDVRYRPGSALTLHLPVSSKELLAVQFLQQSRNEEGKAIFFGKDYRNTPVFGTVQPVMGTDWYLLAKIDKAELTRAELKESIWIGLIGLLVLLIANTGIVLLRQHTRLQMAEQVRQSQAGRLQALQLLSAIADSSEDAIFAKDREGKYILFNRAASQFVGKSASEMLGQDDMAIFPPDQARMLMALGEQVIANNRVQTQEEYLTLPGGERVFLATKGPLQDSDGQVIGIFGISRDITDFKRAEAGLREREGLFRALVEQSLAGIYIIQQGQLCYINPGFARLFGYASTAALLKIGTLHALASPKDSARVAEQLQRCEQEDSEIHTRFTALHHDHQNIEMELYGRRVDYRGQPAVLGLLLDVTEREQVEQALTRQASELRQQNNELERFNKVMVDRELAMLALKHKINELSLQLGQQPPYPQAPTPPEESL
- a CDS encoding response regulator encodes the protein MFTSHSATILIVDDSPENLMVLTDLLSPTYRVLAAQSGEKCLRIATGKTIPDLILLDVMMPGMDGYEVLKQLRITPATSRIPVVLLTALADPQSEEYGLSLGAADYITKPIKPAIVQARVRTQLEAKQARDGLQNQNAALEAEVARRMTENDLIQQVSIRALAHLAEIRDPETGNHILRTQGYVRQLACALASHPRFSDTLTPRYIDLLSRSAPLHDIGKVGIPDQILLKPDKLTPAEWQIMRTHAKLGSDAIEEAERDIEQPLAFLTLAKEIAHWHHERWDGSGYPDGLQGDAIPLSARLMALADVFDALINVRVYKAAMPYEEARALILSGSGQHFDPDVVTAFDNHFEQFVAIAERYQDDNEARHG